CTTAAAACTTatcttatctattttatcatttcattttacaactcacccaACATTTTAGattctatttttacatacaatgcattaaaataatataaaacataccaacaaataatatatacaaaaatttaatttctctctctttctcctctacCTTTTTATCTCCTTGTCTCCAACAAACCCACAcatcacttaaaataataaaatttaagtttatcaCCCAATTACAATAAGTTGCAAATATGCCAATTTATTGTAGCaaagtgacaaatttttttacatctaCATACCCGGATGAAGTGAGTTTTGAGTGAATCTAGTTGTAACATAGCAACTTGGGGGGTTTTGCACCCCCTAATGCTTGTGATCTAACAAGTGTTAAATTATTGCTACGTGTTTACATCTAAACGGGTCCAATGCATAATACATTGAATCTAACTCTTAGGATGTGTCAAATTATTGGAAAGTCACTTACCATTATGATTCATTTTCAAACATGGGACCAAGGAGGAAAGTGGACACAAATTTCTTGGGTATGCTcatattttgaattaatttgcaaacttcaaaaaaaggaagacacaatttcttttatcttttatctctCTCCCTTATCTTCTCTATCATGAaatctcctttttcttcttttctctcgcTACATCATctctttgtcattttttcttttggacaAAAGGCTAAAAGCTATtcataaatacttttttttctccactCACAAGCAACTACATTAAAATTGTAGCAAAAGTTGTCTGCTAGAATTTTTCAAACAAGTGAGAAAAGTAGTGGACCCActtgaaaaagttaaaattcAATTTCGAGTTGACACATAAGATGGATGTGAATTTGGATACGAGAAAGAGAATGTCCCTAGCATTACTCACCCAAAAATTGCATAGATCTGCATTGAGTGCATCCTATAAATTATTTTGGAGCAAAAAACTATACCAAAGTTGTGCATTTCTTGGGCCATTGCCTGGTATAATGTAATTCTATAGGCCTTTCTAGTCAATTTGGGCTTAAAACAAGCTTCTAAGACAATCTCTTCTATAATGTTTCTTCATTCTTAAGACAACCTTATCCAACAAACCCTACACCCATAATTAATTGAATCCTAAGCCTTCACTTTTTAACGAATCAAAACTACCATTaagtcccaaaattttcaatctcCTCAGTGGATATATGGTAATGGTATATTgataattcattttattttatgttttcaatgGTTTGGGGTTTAGGGGATTCGATAGAGCCTTAGCTCAACTGACATCTCCTAATATTTCTAATAGAAACATCTTGTGTTATGTTTTGTTTTCCTAGTCCATAATTTATAATGTTGTGTatgaattaaattttaaatttccaaATTTAGATCTTACCAAAATTTCACTTGGCCTGATAAGAGCCTACAAATGCTTGAGGTATTGACTAACTATTTCAACAACAAGCCACCCTCCAACCAGCCGAAATTAGGCCCGCTAGTTTACAGTCACAAGCCAAATTTGGTCATGTCCAAACTTGGTTACGtctgaagggaaaaaaaaaatttagaacaaccTATGACATCACCGACATAGCTTTTTATTCATCCATAACAGATTACAAGTTACAACCACTGAGAccaattttcttctttcaaaaTGAGTGTAACCATGGTTAATAGCTCCACGGTAATGGGACTCATCCAAGACACAAAGAAGTTCAACAATTGCATCAATGAATGTTTTGAGATGCTAGGTATTGACGGTAATGGTATGCTTTCAAGAGAATTGCTTTATGGGGGTCTTAATAAGCTTTTGTCATTGGAAAACAATACGAACCAAGAGGAAGAGATCAATGATCTCTATGAAGTAATTTTCAAGAGGTTTGATAAGGATGAAAAAGGGTTGATTGATCGAATGGAATTTGAGTCTCTTATTAGGGAGCTCATGCTAGCCATGGCTCGTGGAATAATTGGTGGTCTGCCAGTTCTAGTGGCTCTTGAGGAACACAGTCTGGTTATAAAGGCTGTCAACATGAAGTGGCTAGCTTGAAGGAAGGTAGTcgaaagaataaaagaaagagagaaaagaatgtgCTTCGTGATATATGCCTTTGTTGTCACAAATTGGAAACTAGCCAGCAACAAAAAACGTAATAgcaattttggggtttttattttttatatttttttgctcCAAATAGAAACGTAATAGCAATTAGTTTTGTAAGTTATAAATATTTAtgtgccaattttttttttgaggggaaatTTATGTGCTAAGTTGATACACTACACAACTTAATGCATCAACATCTCTACAATTATTGTATTTAcggagaaaatgggcttttgcccttcctttttaaaatatccaaaaaaatactCTATGTTTGaaactaattagagaaatgccattattttgaaactcgattttctaaaaatcgaattttaaatgtataactcgatttttggaaCATCAAGTTATAGCGAATGtggacttagaattttttttttggaactcgagttccacgaactcgagttccatgtaaagtactcgagttcatggaactcaagtttcacttgaattttttcaaggaacttgagttccagaatttttttttttttaaattttcaatttgctataactcgattgtccaaaaatcgagttttaaattgaaactcaatttttagaaaattgagtttcaaaataggggcattttcctaatagtttcaaatatggGGTATTTTGttggatattaaaaaaataaaaataaaattaaaaagggcaaaaacccattttctccTTGTATTTACACATATCTCTAGTTTCGTGAATTTActccttagtttttttttaccattatttTTTAACCCTATTTTGATTATTCCCATGCCCTCAACTGGTGATCAACAAAAGAATAATGAAGAAGGTTAAACTTATacataaacaaattataagCAAGGCATCACGCAATCCATGACGTACATTCTAGACATCAACTCTGATGGGAATATATGATCTATGACATATCTGATACTAAATTATAGCATAAGATTTACCAATGTAAAAATTTCTAGTTTACAACCCCCAATGTTTATTATGCaaccaaatttttaattaagtaatgATTTATctagccaagagccttgtagccaATTTGGATTTCTGATGTTCCAATAGAGATGTTTAGGGGATTTAAATCTCTCATCCCCAACTGTagaattatatttaaaaaattattgatttatCTCAATTAATTGATCCacctcaatccaaacaggccGGGCCTATAGTACAGAGAAGTCTTCATGCAataatgtatatataatataaagaatGGTCCTCCAAGCTAAATCAGAAAGAAGCTACAGCTAGCTGTTTGTCTTCATTGATCCAGCTGCATAATCTAGCAGCGTGTTGAAAACTAATGATGACTTGGCTGTATCTTCTAAATTTTATCAAACCTCGTGGGCATTTTTGGCTACATGGCTTTGGTAAGAATTCTGTTCACTATGCTACCGTTTCTTGTGGACTTGGTCATAATGTAATCAAGCCTCAGTGACGGAGCCAATAATTTTATGCAAGGAccaagctaaatagtaaaatttcaaaatctcatTCTAAGAAAAGGATGATTTTT
This genomic stretch from Quercus lobata isolate SW786 chromosome 3, ValleyOak3.0 Primary Assembly, whole genome shotgun sequence harbors:
- the LOC115980614 gene encoding uncharacterized protein LOC115980614, with product MVNSSTVMGLIQDTKKFNNCINECFEMLGIDGNGMLSRELLYGGLNKLLSLENNTNQEEEINDLYEVIFKRFDKDEKGLIDRMEFESLIRELMLAMARGIIGGLPVLVALEEHSLVIKAVNMKWLA